Part of the Acidimicrobiales bacterium genome, GCGCAGGTCTCGCCGAAGGCCGCCGCAGCCTCGCCTACGCCCTGCGCTTCCAGGCGCCGGACCGCACCCTCACCGATGCCGAGGTGGGGGAGGCCCGCACCCGTCTGATCGAAGCGGTCGAGACGGCGCACGGCGCCACCCTTCGCTGAGGCGCGCCCCCTCGGCCCGCGGACGCCTGCGGCACCTGTCCCGTGGCGCACGGAATGACTTTGCATAGAAATGCGTGACTTCGTATGCTCTTGCGAATGGCCACAGGTGCACCATGAGCAAGGTCGGGATCATCGGGGCGTCCGGGTACACCGGCGCCGAGCTGCTGCGCCTGTGCGCCGGCCACCCCGAGCTCGAGCTGGTGCTCGCCACGGGTGACAGTCAGGCCGGCATCGCGGTCGCCGATCTCTACCCGAGCCTCGCGGCCGCCTATGGCGACCTCGTCTTCGCTCCCTATGACGCCGCCGGGGTCGAGGGGCTCGACCTCGTCTTCCTGGGCCTGCCCCACGGCGCCTCCCAGGCACTGGTGCCCGACCTGCTCGACCGGGTGCCCCACGTCGTCGACCTCGCCGCCGACTTCCGCCTGAAGGACCCGGCGCTGTACCCGCAGTGGTACGGCGATGCCCACGCTGCTCCTGAGTTGCTCGAGCGCTTCGTCTACGGGCTCCCCGAGGTCTACCGGGACGAGCTCGCAGGCGCCGCCGCGGTGGCGGTCCCGGGCTGCTATCCCACCGCCGCCAACCTCGCACTCGGGCCGCTCGTGCGCTCGGGCCTCGTGGCGCCCACCGGCATCGTGGTCGATGCTGCCAGCGGGGTGTCCGGCGCCGGACGGCCGCCGAAGCCCAACACCACGTTCTGCACGGTGGACGAGGACTTCACCGCCTACGGCCTGCTGGGCCACCGCCACACACCCGAGATGGAGATGGTGTTCGGCACCGAGGTGCTGTTCACCCCGCACCTCGCGCCGATGAACCGGGGGATCCTGGCCACCTGCTACGCCCGGCCGGTGGCACCCACGTCCACCGAGGCCGTGCTCGCCGCGCTCCACGAGGCCTACGCCGACGAGCCCTTCGTGGTGGTCAGCGAGCGGTCGCCGTCCACCAAGGCGACCCTCGGGTCGAACACCGCCCATGTCACCGCCCGGGCCGACGAGCGCACCGGCTGGGTCGTCACCCTCTGCGCCATCGACAACCTGGTCAAGGGCGCCTCGGGCCAGGCCGTGCAGTGCGCCAACCTCGCCCTTGGCCTCCCGGAAGCCACCGGCCTGCCCACCGCGGGGCTCTACCCGTGACCCCGCTCGCCATCCGCATCCCCCCGATCGAGGAGTTCTCATGAGCGTCACCGCGGCCGCAGGCTTCGTCGCCGCCGGCATCCACGGCGGGGTCAAGGAGGACCCCGAGGCCCTCGACCTCGCCCTGGTGGCCACCGAGGACGGCCAGCCCGTGGCGGCCGCCGGTGTGTTCACGCCCAACAAGATGACCGCGGCTCCCGTCCAGCTCTGCCAGGCCCACCTGCGCCAGGCCCAGGGCCAGGCCGCCGCCGTGCTGCTCAACAGCGGCAACGCCAACGCCGCCACCGGCGAGGCGGGCCACGCCGACGCGGAGGAGCTGGTTGGCCGTCTGGCCGCCGAGCTGGGCTGCGCGCCCCACCACGTGCTCATGTGCTCGACCGGCCTCATCGGCAACCGCCTGCCCGTCGAGGCCATGGCCGCGTCGCTTCCCACCCTCGCTTCGGCCCGGAGCCCGCAGGGTGCGGCAGACGCCGCCGAGGCCATCATGACCACCGACACCCACCGCAAGGAGACCGTCGTCCAGGGCGACGGCTGGGTGGTCGGGGGCATGGCCAAGGGCGCGGCGATGCTCTCGCCCAAGATGGCCACGATGCTGGCGGTGCTCACCACCGACGCCGCGGTCGACGCGGCCGGGCTCCAGGCCGCACTCCACGAGGGCGTGGCCCACTCCTTCAACGCGCTGAGCGTCGACGGTTGCCAGAGCACCAACGACACCGTGTTGCTCCTCGCCAGCGGGCGCGCCGGCGCCCCCGAGCCGGGGGCCTTCCGGGATGCCGTCGCGGCCGCCTGCCTCCACCTCGCCGAGCAGATGGCGGGTGACGCCGAGGGGGCCACCAAGCTGGTACGGGTGCACGTCACCGGCGCCGCCTCCGACGACGACGCGGAGGAGGCGGCCCGCCGCATCGCCGACAGCGCCCTGTGCAAGTGCTCCTGGTACGGCGAGGACCCCTACTGGGGCCGTCTCGCCAGCGAGGCCGGCAGCGCCGGCGTGCACTTCGACCAGGCCCTCCTGTCGGTCTGCTACGGCGGGGTGATGGTGGCCCGCCACGGCGTGGAGATCGAGCACGACAGCGGTGCCGTCGCCGACCACATGGCCGAGCCCGAGCTCGACGTCACCGTCGACCTGGGCGTCGGCGCCGGCCGCTTCACCATCCTGACCAACGACCTCACCCATGCCTACGTCGACGAGAACATGGGCACGTCGTGACCGGGGTCGCCGACCCCTCCCGCATCACCGACCCGGCCCAGATCGCCGGCGTCCTCGTCGAGGCCCTGCCCTACATCACCCGCCTCTCCGGGCAGATCGTGGTGGTGAAGTACGGCGGCAACGCGATGGTCGAGGAATCCTTGGCGCGCCAGTTCGCCGAGGATGTCGTGCTCCTGCAGCGGGTCGGAGCGAAGCCGGTCATCGTGCACGGCGGCGGCCCGCAGATCGGCGACCTGCTGGCCCGCCTCGGCAAGGAGTCGGTGTTCCACGACGGCCTGCGGGTCACCGACGCGGAGACCCTCGAGGTCGCCCGGATGGTGCTCGAGGGCAAGATCAACAGCGAGATCGTGGCCGGCATCAACGTGCACGGGCCCCTTGCGGTCGGGCTGTCGGGCGGCGACGCCAGCCTCATCCAGGCCTCGGCCCGCAACCCCGCCCTCGGCTTCGTGGGCGACGTGGCCGCGGTCAACCCCACCATCGTCGAGCGCCTGCTCGCCGAGGACCTCATCCCGGTCATCTCCACGATCGGGACCGACGCCGGCGGTCAGGCCTACAACATCAACGCCGACACCGGCGCCGGCGCGGTGGCCGAAGCGCTCGGTGCCCACAAGGTCATCTACCTCACCGACGTCGAGGGCCTGCGCCTGGACGCCGACGACCCGAGCACCCTGGTCAGCGAGATCACCACCGCCGACCTCCAGCGCCTCGTCGACGACGGGGTGATGAGCGGCGGGATGATCCCCAAGATCGCCGCCTGCATCCACGCCGTCGAGCACGGTGTCGGGTCGGCCCACATCCTCGATGGCCGGGTGCCCCACGTGGTGCTCCTCGAGCTGTTCACCGACGCCGGCATCGGGACGATGGTCACCGGGCCCCAGGCCGGCGCCACGACCGGAGACACGCCATGACCACC contains:
- the argJ gene encoding bifunctional glutamate N-acetyltransferase/amino-acid acetyltransferase ArgJ; amino-acid sequence: MSVTAAAGFVAAGIHGGVKEDPEALDLALVATEDGQPVAAAGVFTPNKMTAAPVQLCQAHLRQAQGQAAAVLLNSGNANAATGEAGHADAEELVGRLAAELGCAPHHVLMCSTGLIGNRLPVEAMAASLPTLASARSPQGAADAAEAIMTTDTHRKETVVQGDGWVVGGMAKGAAMLSPKMATMLAVLTTDAAVDAAGLQAALHEGVAHSFNALSVDGCQSTNDTVLLLASGRAGAPEPGAFRDAVAAACLHLAEQMAGDAEGATKLVRVHVTGAASDDDAEEAARRIADSALCKCSWYGEDPYWGRLASEAGSAGVHFDQALLSVCYGGVMVARHGVEIEHDSGAVADHMAEPELDVTVDLGVGAGRFTILTNDLTHAYVDENMGTS
- a CDS encoding N-acetyl-gamma-glutamyl-phosphate reductase — its product is MSKVGIIGASGYTGAELLRLCAGHPELELVLATGDSQAGIAVADLYPSLAAAYGDLVFAPYDAAGVEGLDLVFLGLPHGASQALVPDLLDRVPHVVDLAADFRLKDPALYPQWYGDAHAAPELLERFVYGLPEVYRDELAGAAAVAVPGCYPTAANLALGPLVRSGLVAPTGIVVDAASGVSGAGRPPKPNTTFCTVDEDFTAYGLLGHRHTPEMEMVFGTEVLFTPHLAPMNRGILATCYARPVAPTSTEAVLAALHEAYADEPFVVVSERSPSTKATLGSNTAHVTARADERTGWVVTLCAIDNLVKGASGQAVQCANLALGLPEATGLPTAGLYP
- the argB gene encoding acetylglutamate kinase; protein product: MTGVADPSRITDPAQIAGVLVEALPYITRLSGQIVVVKYGGNAMVEESLARQFAEDVVLLQRVGAKPVIVHGGGPQIGDLLARLGKESVFHDGLRVTDAETLEVARMVLEGKINSEIVAGINVHGPLAVGLSGGDASLIQASARNPALGFVGDVAAVNPTIVERLLAEDLIPVISTIGTDAGGQAYNINADTGAGAVAEALGAHKVIYLTDVEGLRLDADDPSTLVSEITTADLQRLVDDGVMSGGMIPKIAACIHAVEHGVGSAHILDGRVPHVVLLELFTDAGIGTMVTGPQAGATTGDTP